The Candidatus Margulisiibacteriota bacterium genome contains the following window.
CCACTCCGCTGTCTTTGATCATCACTTTGATGCTCCGGAGTTCCCCTTCCTGCCGCTTCCCTTCCATCGTCAGAACAGTGAGAGTTCCGCCGTCCGGCATCGCCTGAATCGCGTTAAGGACCAGGTTCGAGAAAACTTGGCCCAACTGACCCCGGTCAACTTCGATCGGCGGCAGGGGCAGATAGCTCTTTTCGATCTTGAGGTTTTTCGACTGGTCGGCGTAATCTTTAAGCGTTTCTTCCAGCAGTTCGTCGATCTTGACCGGCGCGAAGGTCAGGGCCGACGCCCGGGCAAAACTTAAGAGGCTTTCCACGATCCGGTCGATCCGGTTGATCTCCCGGGGCAAGATTTCTTCCAGCTTTTTCCGGTATTCCGGGTCGTTATAACGGGTCGGCAGGAGTTGGGCAAAAACTTTCATCGAAGAGAGCGGATTTTTGATCTCGTGCGCCATCCCCGCCCCCATCGTCGCCAGCGCCGCCAGTTTGTCGGCCCGCCGAACTTTTTCTTCCAGCGCTTTAACTTCGGCGAGGTCCTGAATGGTGATCAGCACGCCGATCTTTTTCCCGTCGTGGTCGCGGAGGAGGGTCGAAGCGAGCGAGACCGGAACGATCCCCCGCTCGTGCGAAGTCAGGTTCGCTTCGTGGTTGGTAAAGCAGTGCTCTTTGAACGACTGCAGAACGATCCGGTTGAGGAGCGATTCTTCCCCCCAAATTTCTTCGCAGGTCTTGCCTAACACTTCGGTGATCTTCCGGCCGGTAATTTTCTCCGCCATAATGTTGAACGTAACGATCCGCTCTTTCTGGTCAACGGTCATGACGCCGCTGACCATCGATTGCAGGATCTCTTCGTTGTAATCTTTCATGTTGACGACCTGGGCGTAGAGCCGGGCGTTGTCGAGCGCCACCGCCGTCTGGCTCGCCAGCGTGCTTAATAGTCCGATATCTTCCGAGGTCATAATGTCCCCCGAAGTTTTGTTCCCCAGAGCAATGATCCCGATCATCTGGTCTTTGGAGATGATCGGCACCCAGACCGGGATCCCCAAGCGGTCCATTTCGTCCCGGACTTCTTCCAGATCGGTCGGTCCGGCAATTAACTGGTAGTGGGGCGACTGCCGCTCGACCTCATCTTCAATTTCGTCCCGCACCAGCACATCCTGCATGATCGAGAGCCAGGAAACGATCGGACTGTCGACGTCGATCTCGATCCGTTTGTAACGCGGGATCGACATCGGGACCGAGCGGAAATGCTCCCGCTCCCGGTCGAGAAGCAAAAAGGAGATCTCCGAGACCTCCATCGTTTTGACGAACGACATGACAATCAGTTTGGTTAACCCTTCGATCTTGATGACCGAGGCGATCTCCCGGCTGATCTTCAGGAGAGTGTTCCGGTAGTCGTAGCGCCCTTTAAAAAAGAGGCGGTCGGCGATCAGGCCGAAGACAGTGACCAGCGGCTGGTAAAGGATGGCAACCGCCAGCGCGTCAAAAGCGGAAAAGGTCAGGAGCCCGAAGCCGGGCCGGCCGGCAAAATACAACTGGCCGATCAGGGCGATGATCGAAAAAAGGAGGAGCGAAAAAAGGGCGGCCAAACCATAGACCGTAATGTGGTGGATGATGATCTCCAGGCTCATCAGGCGATGTTTCAGGATCGAATAATAGCCAAAGGCGGTCAGGATCATCAGGAAGAACGGCCCGTAGCCGAGCAGTTGGTTAAAACCGATCAGCGGCAGAAGGAAGTTGCCCAGGATCGGCACGATCAGCGCCAACAGCCCGCCCAGTATAATGTACCCGACCTGGAGGCGGCTGGTCCCGAAATAACGCTTCCGTTTCTGCCGGAGTATCTGCGCCGCGTACAAGATCGTCCAGCCGATGAACAAAAGATATATAGGGAGCCCTAACCCGGCGTTAAAACCATTCCCTTCCGGGGAAATGACCGCTTTTTCAAACAACAGGCCGGTGAAGGAGACCACCAGCAAGGCTAAAGCGCATATTCCCCAGGCAACCAGCGTTGCCAGCTTCGGCAGGCTGTCGAGCTTCGGAAAAAGAAAAGAAAAATAAAGGAAGCTCCCCGCCATCAGCAGGCCGCTGATGGCCGCCCCCCTTAAATGGAAAAGGGCTTCGGCCGGAACTTTGGCGGTGGAAAAAAAGAACAACGCTAAAGCAAAAGCAAAGATCGAGCCGGCCAGAAAAGCGTAGGTGGAGTTGATCCGGTTGCCAGGAGAAGAGATTAGGACCGTCCACCCCATCGCTAAAGTCGCCAGGCCGGCGTAGAAAGGGAGAATGAACTGCGGCCGGCTGAACAAGAGGGCCAGTGTCCCGACGACTCCGATAACGATCAACAGCGGGGGGCTAAACAGCCGCATTGCGCCTCTGCCGCAGGAGCTGTTCGATCTCCGCCAGTTCGTCCTTGGTGTTGACCCCAAGCGTTTCGGCGGGATCATCGGTGCTGAAAGCAAAGACCGGCCGCTTTTGGCGCCGGAGAATCTCGATCGTGTCGGTCAGGTAATATTCCTTTTGGGCGTTTTCGGAGCGGACCTCTTTCAAAGCGGCAAAAAGGGCCTCCTTATCAAAGCAAAAAGTCCCGGTGTTGACCTCGTTGATCTTCAATTCTTCTGGGGAAGCGTCTTTTTTCTCGACAATTTTCAGGATCTCGCCGTTTGGCTGGCGGACGATCCGGCCGTAATTTCCCCCGGCGGGCAAAATCGCGGTCAGGTCGGTCGCCGCCGCTTTTTGCTGGCGATGAAAATCGATCAGGCGGCGCAGGGTCCGCTCGGAGAGGAGTGGCACATCCCCCGCCAGGATCAGGACCGTCCCTTTAAATCCGGCCAGGTTCGGCTCCGCCATCAAAACAGCGTGGCCGGTCCCCTTCTGTTCCGCCTGGACGACAAACTCGACCGGCCAATCCTTAAAGAAGTCGGTGATCAGCTCGCGCCGGTGGCCGACGACGACCAGAGTCTTGGCCGGTTGCAGTTTTTGGGTGGTTTTCAGGACATGGGCCAGCATCGGCTCGCCTAACACCGGGTGAAAGACCTTGGGAAGGTCGGATTGCATCCGCACCCCTTTGCCGGCCGCTAAGATCACTACCGCTAAATCGTCCATTAACGTTCATTGTAACAACCGCCGCCCGGGTTGACAAGCATTTTCTACATTGTTATAATTCAAGACGGAAACATGATATCAAGAGCGGCCATCCTCGAACGGCTAAAAAACTCTCTCGATCAGGAACGATTTGCCCACTCCCTCCGGGTAGAAAAGATCGCTCTCGAGCTTGCCGCCAAACATCATGTTAGCGCGTCCCGGGCCAGCCTGGCCGCCCTGCTCCACGATTGCGCCCGACGATACGACCGGCCGGGCTTCCTCCGGATGGCCAAAAAACTCAAGCTGAAGATCGATCCGGTCCGGCGCTTCGAGCCGAAACTTTTTCACGCCGAGATTGGCCGCTATTTAGCGGCCAAAGAGTTCGGCGTCAAGGACGAGGCGGTCCTCCAGGCGATCGCCAGCCACACGACCGGACGGGCGGGAATGACGAAACTGGAAAAAGTGATCTACCTGGCCGATCACCTTGAGGTCGACCGGCAATTCGCCGGGATCGATAAGGTTAGAAAGCTCGCTTTCCGGGACCTGGACCAGGCGATCATCGAGTTCACCGGCCACTCGGTCGCTTATTTCCTGGGCCGGGGCTTGCCGTTCGATCCGGTCACCGTTGAGACAAGGAACGATTTGTTGCTGAAAAATGGAAATTAAAAAGCGCTCGAAAAAAATATTCGTCGTCATCGGCATTGCTGTAATCCTGTTCGGCATGGTCGCCGGTTTCGCCATCGGCGTCGCTTCCCGACTTGCCCTGCTCGAAGTCTTCTTAAGCCTCGCCCCAACTTCGCCGATCTTCCCGAAGTCGAACATCCTGGTCTTGGGAGTCGACAAAGGGTATTCCCACCGTTCCGATTCGATCATGGTCGTCCATGTCGATCCGGACAAACGGGCGGTCGGCGTCATCTCCATTCCGCGCGACACCTTGGTCACCGTTCCGGGACGCGGCCTCGACAAGATCAACCACGCCTTCGCTTACGGCGGAGTCGAGCTCGCCCGGCTGACCGTGGAAGAGTTCCTCGGGGTCAAGATCCCTTTTTTCGTGACCGTTGACCTGACCGGGATCGAAGAGATCATCGACAAGATCGGCGGCGTTGAAGTTAACGTGCCGAAGCGGATGTATTACGTCGATTACGCCGACGACCTGCGGATCGACCTCCAGCCCGGCCGCCAAAAACTCAACGGCCATCAGGTCATGGGGTACTTGCGTTTCCGCCACTCCGACAACGACTTCTCCCGGATCAACCGCCAGCAGGATTTTGTGAAGACCGTCGGCAAACAGCTGATGCGGCGCGAAAACATCCTGCAAAGCCCGGAGATCTTCTTTACTCTCCTGGGTTGCATCGAAACGAACCTTAATTCCCGCCAGGTCCTGGGCCTCTCCCTGGCGCTCCGCGGCGCCGAAGAGACCGGCCAGATCGGGATGACGACCGTTCAGGGGAGCAGCCTGATGGTCGATGGCATTTATTATTTCAAACCGGACGCGGAACTCCTCCGCTCGACCGTCGGCAGTTATCTCAAAAAAGAGAGGGAATAGTCATTACCAGAAAAACCGACGAAAAATTGATCGAGCTGATCGCCAAAGCGGCCGAAAGCAAACTGGCGCTCGATGTTAAAGTCCTCGATGTCCGCAAAACTTCCAACCTGGTCGACTACTTGATCATCTGCGGCGGGGAAAGCGAACCGCAGCTCCGCGCCATCGGCAACGAGATCGACACCGTTCTGCGCAAAGCCGAGATCAAGGGTTATCGCTGGCAGGGAGTGATCGGCTCCGGCTGGATCATCCTCGATCTAGGCTCGATCGTCGTCCATATTTTGGGCGTGGTGGAGCGGGAATATTACAATTTGGAAGAGCTCTGGGGCAAAGAAGCTATAATTTATCATTATTAATTCCCAACCCGGCCCTTTTGGTGTATAATAAACAACGGTTTGCGATCCCTTTCCCGTGTCTCATTGTTTCGCATTTCGAGTTTAGAATTTAGATTTTCCCGCCGCAGGCGGAAGTGTGGGGCCGTAGTTCAGTCCCGATGGTCATTATTTTTAATAATTATGGAATCATCGGGATCCCGACATCCGCTTCGCGGATCGTCGGGACTGGGAGAACTTTTTGATCGAATCAAGAAGTTCGATCTTTTAAATTTCAATGTGGGGCCGTAGTTCAGCTGGGAGAACGCTTGACTGGCAGTCAAGAGGTCAGGGGTTCGATCCCCCTCGGCTCCACCATTTTTTTGGCATAAAACGAGTCACGAGACCCTCCTTGGATCCGCGATTCGCGAAAGCAAAATTCAGAAAGGGGTAAAAACAATGGCTAAAGGCAAGAAAGAGATCAAGTACGTTTATCGGTTCGGCGGCAAGAAAGCGGACGGCAAGGCGGAAATGAAGAATCTGCTGGGAGGCAAGGGGGCCAACCTGGCGGAAATGACCAACATCGGGATTCCGGTCCCTCCGGGCTTCACCATCACCACGGAGATGTGCACGGTTTATTACAAACTGAACCGGAAATATCCGAAAGCGCTCGACGCCCAGATCCGCGAAAGCATGAAACACATCGAAAAGACCATGGGCAAGGGAGAAGAGTTCGGCAGTGAAACCAATCCCCTGCTCGTTTCGGTCCGCTCCGGCGCCCGCGTCTCCATGCCGGGAATGATGGACACCGTCCTTAACCTCGGCCTCAACGACAAGACCGTCCTCGGCCTGGTCAAACAGTCCGGCAATGAACGGTTCGCCTGGGACGCCTACCGCCGCTTCGTCCAGATGTACGGCGACGTCGTTTTGGGACTCAAGCCGCAGACCAAGACCGACATCGATCCGTTCGAAGAGATCATGGACGAAGTTAAAGAAGAAAAAGGGATCAAGCTCGACGTCGACCTTAAAGTTGACGACCTGAAAGAATTAGTGAAACGCTTCAAGGCGGCGATCAAGAAACGGAAAGGGATCGATTTCCCGGAAGATCCGTGGACCCAGCTCTGGGGCGCCGTTGAAGCCGTTTTCGGTTCCTGGATGGGCGAGAGGGCGATCAAGTACCGGCAGATCAACAAAGTCCCGCACGACTGGGGAACCGCCGTTAGCGTCCAGGCGATGGTCTTCGGCAACATGGGGAACGACTCCGGCACCGGCGTCGCTTTCACCCGCAACCCGTCGACCGGCGAACACAAGTTCTACGGCGAATACCTGATCAACGCCCAGGGCGAAGATGTCGTCGCCGGCATCCGGACGCCGCAACCGGTTAACAACTCCACCAAGACTTCCGCCGAACAGAAAACTCTGGAAGAAGTCATGCCAATCGCTTACAAGACCCTCGAAGCGACCTACAAGAAACTTGAGAAGCACTATCGCGACATGCAGGACATCGAGTTCACCATTCAAAAAGGAAAGCTCTGGATGCTCCAGACCCGGAACGGCAAGCGGACCGCCGCCGCCGCCCTGCAAATTGCCTGCGACATGGTCGCGGAAAAACTGATCGACACCAACACCGCCCTGCTGCGGGTCACGCCGTCACAGTTCGACCAGCTCCTCCACCCAACTTTCGATCCGAAAGCAAAAAAAGAAGTCATTGCCAAAGGTCTCCCCGCCTCTCCGGGCGCGGCAACCGGCCAGGCGGTCTTCCACGCTGACGAAGCCGAAGAATGGGTTAAGGACGGGAAGAAAGTAATCCTCGTCAGGATCGAAACCTCGCCCGAAGATATCGGCGGGATGAACGTCGCCGAAGGGATCCTCACCGCCCGGGGCGGAATGACCTCCCACGCGGCGGTCGTCGCCCGCGGCATGGGTAAATGCTGCGTGGCCGGTTGCGGCGATCTCGACATCAATTACAAGGCCAAACAGTTTGCCGCCAAAGGGGTCGTTATTAAAGAAGGGGACTGGATCTCGATCGACGGCAGCACCGGCGAAGTGATGAAGGGAAAAGTTCCGACCAGTCTCCCGACACTCTCCGGTAATTTCGGCAAGGTCCTGGCCTGGGCCGACAAAGTCAGACGGCTCGGCATCCGGACCAACGCCGACACCCCGAAAGACGCGCAG
Protein-coding sequences here:
- a CDS encoding NTP transferase domain-containing protein translates to MDDLAVVILAAGKGVRMQSDLPKVFHPVLGEPMLAHVLKTTQKLQPAKTLVVVGHRRELITDFFKDWPVEFVVQAEQKGTGHAVLMAEPNLAGFKGTVLILAGDVPLLSERTLRRLIDFHRQQKAAATDLTAILPAGGNYGRIVRQPNGEILKIVEKKDASPEELKINEVNTGTFCFDKEALFAALKEVRSENAQKEYYLTDTIEILRRQKRPVFAFSTDDPAETLGVNTKDELAEIEQLLRQRRNAAV
- the yqeK gene encoding bis(5'-nucleosyl)-tetraphosphatase (symmetrical) YqeK, with protein sequence MISRAAILERLKNSLDQERFAHSLRVEKIALELAAKHHVSASRASLAALLHDCARRYDRPGFLRMAKKLKLKIDPVRRFEPKLFHAEIGRYLAAKEFGVKDEAVLQAIASHTTGRAGMTKLEKVIYLADHLEVDRQFAGIDKVRKLAFRDLDQAIIEFTGHSVAYFLGRGLPFDPVTVETRNDLLLKNGN
- the ppdK gene encoding pyruvate, phosphate dikinase codes for the protein MAKGKKEIKYVYRFGGKKADGKAEMKNLLGGKGANLAEMTNIGIPVPPGFTITTEMCTVYYKLNRKYPKALDAQIRESMKHIEKTMGKGEEFGSETNPLLVSVRSGARVSMPGMMDTVLNLGLNDKTVLGLVKQSGNERFAWDAYRRFVQMYGDVVLGLKPQTKTDIDPFEEIMDEVKEEKGIKLDVDLKVDDLKELVKRFKAAIKKRKGIDFPEDPWTQLWGAVEAVFGSWMGERAIKYRQINKVPHDWGTAVSVQAMVFGNMGNDSGTGVAFTRNPSTGEHKFYGEYLINAQGEDVVAGIRTPQPVNNSTKTSAEQKTLEEVMPIAYKTLEATYKKLEKHYRDMQDIEFTIQKGKLWMLQTRNGKRTAAAALQIACDMVAEKLIDTNTALLRVTPSQFDQLLHPTFDPKAKKEVIAKGLPASPGAATGQAVFHADEAEEWVKDGKKVILVRIETSPEDIGGMNVAEGILTARGGMTSHAAVVARGMGKCCVAGCGDLDINYKAKQFAAKGVVIKEGDWISIDGSTGEVMKGKVPTSLPTLSGNFGKVLAWADKVRRLGIRTNADTPKDAQVARDFGAEGIGLCRTEHMFFEGDRIKAVREMILADDLAGRKKALAKLLPMQKGDFVGIFEAMKGLPVTIRLLDPPLHEFVPHETAQQQEMANEMGVSLEHVQKKVDSLHEFNPMLGHRGCRLGIIYPEITEMQAQAIIEAACELKKKGIVVKPEIMVPLVGSVAELKNQTAIIHQVAKETIAKFGVKIEYMVGTMIEVPRAALVADKIAEEAQFFSFGTNDLTQMTMGLSRDDAGKFLPTYVEMGIYKDDPFQALDQEGVGQLIAMAVQKGRKTKKDLKLGICGEHGGDPSSIEFCHHVGLNYVSCSPYRVPIARLAAAQAVLKAKK
- a CDS encoding ATP-binding protein yields the protein MRLFSPPLLIVIGVVGTLALLFSRPQFILPFYAGLATLAMGWTVLISSPGNRINSTYAFLAGSIFAFALALFFFSTAKVPAEALFHLRGAAISGLLMAGSFLYFSFLFPKLDSLPKLATLVAWGICALALLVVSFTGLLFEKAVISPEGNGFNAGLGLPIYLLFIGWTILYAAQILRQKRKRYFGTSRLQVGYIILGGLLALIVPILGNFLLPLIGFNQLLGYGPFFLMILTAFGYYSILKHRLMSLEIIIHHITVYGLAALFSLLLFSIIALIGQLYFAGRPGFGLLTFSAFDALAVAILYQPLVTVFGLIADRLFFKGRYDYRNTLLKISREIASVIKIEGLTKLIVMSFVKTMEVSEISFLLLDREREHFRSVPMSIPRYKRIEIDVDSPIVSWLSIMQDVLVRDEIEDEVERQSPHYQLIAGPTDLEEVRDEMDRLGIPVWVPIISKDQMIGIIALGNKTSGDIMTSEDIGLLSTLASQTAVALDNARLYAQVVNMKDYNEEILQSMVSGVMTVDQKERIVTFNIMAEKITGRKITEVLGKTCEEIWGEESLLNRIVLQSFKEHCFTNHEANLTSHERGIVPVSLASTLLRDHDGKKIGVLITIQDLAEVKALEEKVRRADKLAALATMGAGMAHEIKNPLSSMKVFAQLLPTRYNDPEYRKKLEEILPREINRIDRIVESLLSFARASALTFAPVKIDELLEETLKDYADQSKNLKIEKSYLPLPPIEVDRGQLGQVFSNLVLNAIQAMPDGGTLTVLTMEGKRQEGELRSIKVMIKDSGVGISKEIQKRLFDPFYTTKYGGTGLGLTISHSIVDGHRGFIDLESEIGKGTSFTVTLPVRQGLV
- a CDS encoding LCP family protein, with protein sequence MEIKKRSKKIFVVIGIAVILFGMVAGFAIGVASRLALLEVFLSLAPTSPIFPKSNILVLGVDKGYSHRSDSIMVVHVDPDKRAVGVISIPRDTLVTVPGRGLDKINHAFAYGGVELARLTVEEFLGVKIPFFVTVDLTGIEEIIDKIGGVEVNVPKRMYYVDYADDLRIDLQPGRQKLNGHQVMGYLRFRHSDNDFSRINRQQDFVKTVGKQLMRRENILQSPEIFFTLLGCIETNLNSRQVLGLSLALRGAEETGQIGMTTVQGSSLMVDGIYYFKPDAELLRSTVGSYLKKERE
- the rsfS gene encoding ribosome silencing factor; this encodes MIELIAKAAESKLALDVKVLDVRKTSNLVDYLIICGGESEPQLRAIGNEIDTVLRKAEIKGYRWQGVIGSGWIILDLGSIVVHILGVVEREYYNLEELWGKEAIIYHY